Genomic window (Streptomyces showdoensis):
GTCACCGGCATCGGGGGCGCGATGGACCTGGTCCACGGCGCCCGCACGGTCATCGTCGTGATGACCCACACCGCCAAGGACGGCACCCCGAAGGTCGTCGAGGAGTGCGATCTGCCCCTCACCGGGCGCGCCTGCGTCGACCGCATCGTCACCGACCTCTGCGTCCTCGACGTCACCGGCGACGGGCTCGTCCTCGTCGAGACCGCCCCGGGCGTGACGGCGCAGGAGGTCGCGGAGAAGACGGCGGCACCGGTGCGGATCCCGTCGGCCCCGACGCGGGGAGACCTGACCGCCCCGACGCCGGGAGACTGACCTCCCCGACGCCGGGACCCGACCGCCTGGACGCCCGGAACCCGACCGCCCCGAGGCCCGGAGACTGACCGCCGGGCCCCACCTGGCCCCACCCGGACCCACCCGGCCCCACCCGGGCCCGGCCCAAGCGCCCCGGCCTCCCGGGCCGCCCGGGTTCCCCCGGCCCCCCCGGGCCGCCCCGGCTTCCCCCGGCCTCCCGGATTTCCTCGGCCTCCCGGATCTCCCGGGCTTTCCTGGCCGACAGGTCCCGGCGGACTTCCCGAACCCCCTGGACCGACCGGTCCCGCCACGTACCACCCCGCCCCCGATCCACCCCCAGGAGCCTCCATGGCCGACCTCACCCAGGCGCACATAGACGCCGAGATCGACGCCCACCAGGACGCCTACGACAAGGCCCTCGCCGCCGGCGGCGCGCCCCGTCACCACCCGCCGCGCGACTACGCCCCCTACCGCAGCTCGCTCCTGCGCCACCCCCGGCAGCCGCTCGTCGCGGTGGACGGCGCGGGGGACCCCGACGCCGTCGAGCTCACCGGGCCCGTCTTCGGGGTCACCGACGTCACCGAGACCGACAGCGACCTGACCCGGGCGCACACCGGCGAGCCCCTGGGGGAGCGGATCACCGTGTCCGGCCGCCTCCTGGACCGGGAGGGCCGTCCGGTCCGGGGCCAGCTCATCGAGATCTGGCAGGCCAACGCCTCGGGCCGGTACGCCCACCTCCGCGACCAGCACCCGGCGCCGCTCGACCCGCACTTCAGCGGGGTGGGCAGAACCCTGACGGATGATCAGGGACGGTACGCCTTCGCCACCATCAAGCCCGGCGCCTACCCCTGGCGCAACCACACCAACGCCTGGCGCCCCGCCCACATCCACTTCTCGGTCTTCGGCACGGCGTTCGCGCAGCGGCTCGTCACCCAGATGTACTTCCCCGGGGACCCGCTCCTCGCCCACGACCCGATCATGCGCTCGGTCACCGACGGCGCCGCACGCGAACGGCTCGTCGCCCGTTACGAACACGGCCTGTCCGCACCGGAGTTCTCCCTCGGCTACGCCTGGGACATCGTCCTCGACGGGCCCGCCGCCACCTGGACCGAGGAAGGACGCTGACCTCATGACCCTGCCGCCCACCCCCTCCAGCACCGTCGGACCCTTCTACGGCTACGCCCTGCCCTTCCCCGGCGGCGAACGGATCGCGCCCGAGGGGCACCCCGAGCGCATCACCCTCCACGGATACGTCCGCGACGGCGCGGGCGACCCCGTACCCGACGCGCTCCTGGAGTTCTGGCAGGCCGCCCCCGACGGCTCCCTGTCCGGGGCGCCCGGATCGCTGCGCCGGGACCCGGTCACCGGAGGGTTCCTCGGCCGCAACGGCACGGACTTCACCGGGTTCGGACGCGTCGCCACCGACGCCGACGGCCACTACACCGTGCACACCCTGGCGCCCGGCAGCTCCGGCGCCGCCCGCAGTCTCGGTCAGCCCCACATCGCCCTCGTCGTGTTCGCCCGCGGGCTCCTGCACCACCTCCACACCCGCGCGTACCTCGCCGACGGGCCCGACCCCCTGCTCGACCGGCTCCCGGCCGAGCGGCGCGCCACGCTGATCGCCGCAGAGGAGCCCCACCGCACCCACCGCTTCGACATCCACCTCCAGGGCGAGGGCGAGACGGTCTTCCTGGAGTTCCCGTGACCGACCCGACCGACCCGACCGGCCCGATTGGCGTGACCGGCCCGACCGGCCCGACCGACCCGACCGGCCCGATTGGCGTGACCGGCCCGACCGGCCCGACCGGCCCGACCGACCCGACCGGCCCGATTGGCGTGACCGACCCGACCGGCCCGACCGCCGAGCCGGACCTCGACGCCGGGCTCCTCGACCCCGTGCGGGCGGGCTCGCCCGCCGAGGCCGCCACCGGTGACGCCGCGTTCCTGCGGGCCCTCCTCGACGCCGAGGCGGCCCTCACCCGCGCCCAGGCCGCCGTCGGGGCGGCGCCCGCCGAGGCCGCCCGCGCGGTCACGGAGGCGGCGGCCGACACCTACCGCTTCGACGTCCGGTCGATCGCCCTGCGCGCCCGCGGCGGAGGCAATCCCGTGATCCCCCTCGTCGCGGACCTCACCGCGACGGCGGGGGAGTGGGGTGCGTACGTGCACCGGGGCGCGACCAGCCAGGACATCCTGGACACGGCCGCCATGCTGGTGGCCGCCCGCACCCTCGGGGCCGTCCTCGCCGACCTCGCCCGCACGGAATCGGCGCTGGCCGGCCTCGCCGCCGCGCACCGCGACACCGCGATGCCCGGCCGTACCCTCACGCAGCACGCCGTCCCCACCACCTTCGGTCTGAAGGCGGCCGGCTGGCGTTCGCTCGTCCTCGACGCACGGGACCGGTTGCTCGCCGTACGGGACGGGCTGCCCGCCCAACTCGGCGGCGCGGCCGGGACCTTGGCGGCCTTCGCCGATGCCTGTGCCGCCATTGACGCCATTGACGCCGACGCCGACAGCGGGGCCGAGGGCGCGGCCGCGCTGCCCGCCGCGTACGCCCGCGAGCTCGGGCTCGCCGTACCCCTCATCCCCTGGCACACCCTGCGCACCCCGGTCGCCGACCTCGCGGGCGCGCTCGCGCTCACCGCCGGTGCTCTGGGCAAGATCGCCACCGACGTGCTGACGCTCTCCCGCACCGAGATCGCCGAACTCGCCGAAGGGACGGGCGGCGGATCCTCCGCCATGCCGCACAAGGCGAATCCCGTCCGCGCGATCCTCGTCGCCTCGGCCGCCCGCCGCTCCCCGCACCTCGCGGCGAGCCTCTACGCCTGTCTGCCGGCCGAGGACGAGCGGCCCGCGGGCGCCTGGCACGCCGAATGGGAGCCGTTGCGCGAACTGCTGCGGCTCACCGGAGGTGCCGCCCACCACACCGCCGCGCTCGCCGAAGGGCTGCGCGTCGACGCGGCGGCGATGCGCGCCCACCTGGACGTCACCGGCGGACTCCTCGTCTCCGAACGCCTCTCGGTCGTCCTCGCCCCGCTCCTCGGACGGGCCCGGGCCCGCGCGCTGCTGACCGAACTCGCCGCCCGCACCCGCGCCGAGGGGCGCGGCCTGGCCGAACTGCTCGCCGAGGCCGCCGCCGGCGTACCGGAACTGGCCGGCGTCGACCTGGCCGAGCTGACCGATCCCACCCGTGCCACCGGCCTGGCCGGACACCTCACCGACCGTGCCCTGGAGCGACGTTGACCCCCACCGCGAGCCTGTACCACCGTGCCGAAGGCCCGGCCTCCGGGCCCGTCCTGATCCTCGGGCCCTCGCTCGGGACCTCCACCGCCCTGTGGGACGCCGTCGCCCCGGAGCTGTCCCTCACCCACCGGGTCGTCCGCTGGGACCTGCCCGGCCACGGCCGTTCGCCCGCCGGGCTGATCGGACCGGGGGCGACCGTCGCCGATCTGGCCCGGCTCGTCCTCGACCTGGCCGACGCGCTGGGCGCCGACCGCTTCTCGTACGCCGGGGTCTCCCTCGGCGGCGCGGTCGGCCTCCACCTGGCCGCCCACCATCCGGAGCGGATCGAACGGCTCGCGGTCCTCTGCTCCTCCGCCCACTTCGGCGGCTCCGCCCCCTGGACCGAGCGGGCGGCCACGGTGCGCCGCGAGGGCCTGGCGGGGCTGGCTGCGACGGCCGACGCCCGCTGGTTCACGCCCGGTTTCACGGTGCCGCGCCTGGTCGAGGACCACCGGGCCGCCGACCCCGACGCCTACGCGGCCTGCTGCGACGCCCTGGCCGCCTTCGACCTGCGCGAACGCCTGCCCGACATCGCCGCGTCGACCCTGCTGATCGCCGGCCGCGAGGACCCGGCGACGC
Coding sequences:
- the pcaH gene encoding protocatechuate 3,4-dioxygenase subunit beta, which gives rise to MADLTQAHIDAEIDAHQDAYDKALAAGGAPRHHPPRDYAPYRSSLLRHPRQPLVAVDGAGDPDAVELTGPVFGVTDVTETDSDLTRAHTGEPLGERITVSGRLLDREGRPVRGQLIEIWQANASGRYAHLRDQHPAPLDPHFSGVGRTLTDDQGRYAFATIKPGAYPWRNHTNAWRPAHIHFSVFGTAFAQRLVTQMYFPGDPLLAHDPIMRSVTDGAARERLVARYEHGLSAPEFSLGYAWDIVLDGPAATWTEEGR
- the pcaB gene encoding 3-carboxy-cis,cis-muconate cycloisomerase, with product MTDPTGPTAEPDLDAGLLDPVRAGSPAEAATGDAAFLRALLDAEAALTRAQAAVGAAPAEAARAVTEAAADTYRFDVRSIALRARGGGNPVIPLVADLTATAGEWGAYVHRGATSQDILDTAAMLVAARTLGAVLADLARTESALAGLAAAHRDTAMPGRTLTQHAVPTTFGLKAAGWRSLVLDARDRLLAVRDGLPAQLGGAAGTLAAFADACAAIDAIDADADSGAEGAAALPAAYARELGLAVPLIPWHTLRTPVADLAGALALTAGALGKIATDVLTLSRTEIAELAEGTGGGSSAMPHKANPVRAILVASAARRSPHLAASLYACLPAEDERPAGAWHAEWEPLRELLRLTGGAAHHTAALAEGLRVDAAAMRAHLDVTGGLLVSERLSVVLAPLLGRARARALLTELAARTRAEGRGLAELLAEAAAGVPELAGVDLAELTDPTRATGLAGHLTDRALERR
- the pcaG gene encoding protocatechuate 3,4-dioxygenase subunit alpha gives rise to the protein MTLPPTPSSTVGPFYGYALPFPGGERIAPEGHPERITLHGYVRDGAGDPVPDALLEFWQAAPDGSLSGAPGSLRRDPVTGGFLGRNGTDFTGFGRVATDADGHYTVHTLAPGSSGAARSLGQPHIALVVFARGLLHHLHTRAYLADGPDPLLDRLPAERRATLIAAEEPHRTHRFDIHLQGEGETVFLEFP